From Prosthecobacter sp., the proteins below share one genomic window:
- a CDS encoding 2-dehydropantoate 2-reductase has product MSSNIQPSPRIAIIGSGAVGCYYGGRLAQHGNDVHFLMRSDYEHVKRHGLKIQSHLGDFVLSQVNCHRTTAEIGPCDLVIIAMKATANETLLELLPPLLKPDTFLLTLQNGLGSDDFLARHFGSERVLGGLCFVCINRIAPGVIHHIAQGQITLGEYSGAPQTRTEALAEEFRRCGVDCVVEASLVMACWKKLVWNIPFNGLSIAAGGKDTAAILADPVLEQRVRDLMREIIVTAGRLGHEIPLGLIDTMIERTRTMSTYKPSSLIDFLAGSEVELEAIWGEPVRRAKAAGIEMPRVAELYQQLKQRIAARTLAA; this is encoded by the coding sequence GTGTCGTCTAATATCCAACCCTCACCACGCATCGCCATCATCGGCTCCGGCGCCGTCGGTTGCTACTATGGCGGCCGGTTGGCGCAGCATGGGAACGATGTGCATTTCCTGATGCGCTCGGATTACGAGCATGTGAAGCGGCATGGGCTGAAGATTCAGAGCCATCTAGGAGACTTCGTCCTGTCGCAGGTGAACTGTCATCGCACCACGGCGGAGATCGGGCCGTGTGATCTGGTGATCATCGCGATGAAGGCGACGGCGAATGAGACATTGCTCGAACTGCTGCCGCCGCTGCTGAAACCAGACACGTTTTTGCTCACGCTGCAAAACGGCCTCGGCAGCGATGATTTCCTCGCACGACACTTTGGTTCGGAGCGTGTGTTGGGCGGCTTGTGCTTCGTGTGCATCAACCGCATCGCGCCTGGCGTGATTCATCACATCGCGCAGGGGCAGATTACGCTCGGAGAGTACAGCGGGGCTCCGCAAACGCGCACGGAAGCGCTGGCGGAGGAGTTTCGCCGTTGTGGAGTCGATTGTGTCGTCGAAGCAAGCCTCGTCATGGCGTGTTGGAAGAAACTCGTTTGGAACATTCCCTTCAACGGCCTCTCGATTGCTGCGGGTGGTAAAGACACGGCCGCTATCCTCGCGGATCCGGTCTTGGAGCAACGTGTGCGCGATTTGATGCGCGAGATTATCGTCACCGCAGGCCGGCTCGGTCACGAGATCCCGCTGGGTTTGATCGACACGATGATCGAACGCACGCGCACCATGTCTACCTACAAGCCGAGCAGCCTCATTGATTTCCTCGCAGGCAGTGAGGTCGAACTCGAAGCGATCTGGGGTGAACCAGTGCGCCGGGCGAAAGCCGCCGGGATCGAGATGCCGAGGGTGGCGGAGCTGTATCAGCAGTTGAAGCAACGCATTGCCGCTCGAACATTGGCCGCATGA
- a CDS encoding purine-nucleoside phosphorylase gives MSLAQIQNAHPETAIVLGSGLGGVAEAFGIECEVPYAEVPGLSASTVPGHAGRFVLARHHDRPILIAQGRRHLYEGLSAAEVTAGIRFMHSLGVKRVVLTNAAGAIDEHFHVGGLMLITDHINLQGTTPLLGGPNFHDMSEVYSRAWAAKFHAAAVEIGLKLHAGVYAALLGPQYETPAEIRMLRTLGADAVGMSTVPEAIQARALGMEVAGISMLTNWAAGLKPQTLHHAEVVEVGKTASLYLARLLKAVV, from the coding sequence ATGAGCCTCGCCCAAATTCAGAATGCCCACCCCGAAACGGCCATCGTGCTTGGTTCTGGTCTCGGCGGTGTGGCGGAGGCGTTTGGGATCGAATGCGAGGTGCCGTATGCCGAGGTGCCTGGTTTGAGTGCCTCCACGGTGCCGGGGCATGCGGGGCGCTTTGTTTTGGCGCGTCATCACGACCGGCCCATCCTCATCGCGCAAGGGCGGCGGCATTTGTATGAAGGGCTGAGCGCCGCGGAAGTCACGGCGGGCATTCGTTTCATGCACAGCCTCGGCGTGAAGCGTGTGGTGCTCACGAATGCGGCGGGAGCGATCGACGAGCACTTCCACGTCGGTGGTTTGATGCTCATCACGGATCACATCAATCTTCAGGGCACCACGCCTCTGCTCGGCGGGCCGAACTTCCATGACATGAGCGAGGTCTATTCGCGGGCATGGGCGGCAAAATTCCACGCGGCGGCGGTGGAGATCGGTTTGAAGCTGCACGCAGGTGTGTATGCCGCGCTGCTCGGCCCGCAGTATGAAACGCCCGCCGAAATCCGCATGCTGCGCACGCTCGGTGCCGACGCCGTCGGCATGTCCACCGTGCCCGAGGCGATTCAAGCCCGTGCGCTCGGCATGGAAGTGGCCGGCATCTCCATGCTCACCAACTGGGCCGCCGGATTGAAGCCTCAAACGCTGCATCACGCAGAAGTCGTCGAAGTCGGCAAGACCGCGAGCCTGTATCTGGCGAGGTTGTTGAAGGCGGTGGTGTGA
- the bioB gene encoding biotin synthase BioB, producing MTFAELHRIYHQPFFNLLKQARAVHDEHWTDNSVQLCTLLSIKTGGCSEDCGYCAQSARYTTSVQAEKLMPKEQVMERALAARASGSTRFCMGAAWKGVRKGTQKFDQVLDIVHDVSKLGMEVCVTLGELGADEAVELKEAGVTAYNHNVDTSPEHYPNIVSTHTFEDRLRTIRHAQDAGMSVCCGGILGLGETIDDRLKMLEVISNFNPQPESIPINALMPIKGTPMGDNEVIDAFAFVRMIAVTRIAVPKAKVRLSAGRTNLSREAQALAYFAGANSIFYGDKLLTTANPRANEDMKLLRELGLAPLEPNPSMEAPESMDGVPLSPCCDHSCEKEKASACC from the coding sequence ATGACCTTCGCCGAGCTTCACCGCATTTATCACCAGCCCTTCTTCAACCTCCTCAAGCAGGCCCGCGCCGTGCATGACGAGCATTGGACGGACAATTCGGTCCAGCTCTGCACCCTGCTCAGCATCAAGACCGGCGGTTGCAGCGAAGACTGCGGCTACTGCGCGCAAAGCGCCCGCTACACCACCAGCGTGCAGGCGGAGAAGCTCATGCCGAAGGAGCAGGTCATGGAGCGCGCCCTCGCCGCCCGTGCCAGTGGCTCCACGCGCTTCTGCATGGGCGCCGCATGGAAAGGCGTGCGCAAAGGCACCCAAAAATTCGACCAGGTGCTCGACATCGTGCATGACGTTTCCAAGCTCGGCATGGAAGTCTGCGTCACCCTCGGCGAACTCGGTGCGGACGAAGCCGTCGAACTCAAAGAAGCCGGCGTCACCGCCTACAACCACAACGTGGACACCTCGCCCGAGCATTACCCGAACATCGTCAGCACGCACACCTTTGAGGACCGCCTGCGCACCATCCGCCACGCGCAGGACGCCGGCATGTCCGTCTGCTGCGGCGGCATCCTCGGCCTCGGCGAGACCATCGACGACCGCCTGAAGATGCTGGAGGTCATCTCCAACTTCAATCCGCAGCCCGAAAGCATCCCGATCAACGCCCTCATGCCCATCAAAGGCACGCCGATGGGCGACAACGAGGTCATCGATGCCTTCGCCTTCGTCCGCATGATCGCCGTCACCCGCATCGCCGTGCCGAAGGCCAAGGTTCGCCTCAGCGCCGGCCGCACGAACCTCAGTCGCGAAGCCCAGGCCCTCGCCTACTTCGCTGGTGCCAACTCCATCTTCTACGGTGACAAACTGCTCACCACCGCCAACCCCCGCGCCAACGAGGACATGAAACTCCTCCGCGAACTCGGCCTCGCACCTTTGGAGCCGAATCCGAGCATGGAAGCTCCCGAATCCATGGACGGCGTGCCGCTCAGCCCCTGCTGCGACCATTCGTGCGAAAAGGAAAAAGCGAGCGCCTGCTGCTAG